In Tsuneonella dongtanensis, a single window of DNA contains:
- a CDS encoding cupin domain-containing protein has translation MTFCEPVSLADKLAQFSDHYNPRIIGNYNGNEIRVVKLQGDFTWHSHADTDELFLVVSGELGIRFRNGVRVLGPGEFLVVPKGVEHQPFADGECHVMLMDREGEPNTGSHPSVLTRAKLEAI, from the coding sequence GTGACCTTCTGCGAACCTGTATCGCTTGCGGATAAGCTTGCTCAGTTTTCCGATCATTATAATCCGCGGATTATCGGCAACTACAACGGAAACGAAATCCGCGTGGTCAAGCTGCAGGGCGATTTCACCTGGCATAGCCATGCCGATACCGACGAGTTGTTCCTTGTCGTATCGGGCGAACTTGGGATCAGGTTTCGCAATGGGGTGCGGGTGTTGGGACCGGGCGAGTTTCTCGTCGTCCCCAAGGGAGTCGAACACCAACCTTTCGCCGATGGCGAATGCCATGTCATGCTTATGGACCGTGAAGGCGAGCCCAATACCGGATCCCACCCGTCAGTCCTTACCCGTGCAAAACTGGAAGCTATCTGA
- a CDS encoding NADH-quinone oxidoreductase subunit D yields the protein MTMQLEQSPTTGDEVITNYTINFGPQHPAAHGVLRMVMELDGEIIERIDPHIGLLHRGTEKLIEHKTYLQALPYFDRLDYASPLAMEHSYVLALEKLLNIEVPLRAQYLRVLFAELTRISNHLLNMAHHILDVGALTPGLWLYEAREDCLNFFERVSGARMHMAWFRPGGVHQDVPVKLLVDLADWIDTRLIPLFEDGLKLVVDNRIFKQRNVDIAVVSKDDAVAWGFSGPMIRAAGVPWDLRKSQPYDVYDRMDFEIPVGTRGDCYDRFMVRVEEVRQSARIMKQCLAEMPEGPIASDDRKVVPPKRAEMKQSMEALIHHFKLYTEGFHVPAGEVYVATESPKGEFGVYLVSDGSNKPYRCKIRPTAFSHLQAMDFMSKGHMLPDATAILGAIDVVFGECDR from the coding sequence ATGACGATGCAACTCGAACAGTCGCCGACCACCGGCGACGAGGTCATCACCAACTACACCATCAACTTCGGACCCCAGCACCCCGCGGCACACGGCGTGCTGCGCATGGTGATGGAGCTCGACGGCGAGATCATCGAGCGGATCGATCCGCATATCGGGCTGCTCCACCGCGGCACCGAGAAGCTGATCGAGCACAAAACCTACCTGCAGGCTCTGCCCTATTTCGACCGGCTCGACTACGCGTCGCCGCTGGCGATGGAGCACTCCTATGTGCTGGCGCTCGAAAAGCTGCTGAACATCGAGGTGCCGCTGCGCGCCCAGTACCTCAGGGTGCTGTTCGCCGAGCTGACGCGCATCTCGAACCACCTGCTCAACATGGCGCACCACATCCTCGACGTCGGCGCGCTGACCCCGGGTCTGTGGCTCTACGAAGCGCGCGAGGATTGCCTCAACTTCTTCGAGCGCGTCAGCGGCGCGCGGATGCACATGGCCTGGTTCCGGCCCGGCGGCGTGCACCAGGACGTGCCGGTCAAGCTGCTCGTCGACCTCGCCGACTGGATCGACACGCGGCTGATCCCGCTGTTCGAGGACGGCCTGAAGCTCGTCGTCGATAACCGCATCTTCAAGCAGCGCAACGTCGACATCGCCGTGGTGAGCAAGGACGACGCGGTCGCCTGGGGCTTCTCGGGCCCGATGATCCGCGCCGCGGGCGTGCCGTGGGACCTGCGCAAGAGCCAGCCCTACGACGTCTACGACCGCATGGACTTCGAAATCCCCGTCGGCACGCGCGGCGATTGCTACGATCGGTTCATGGTCCGGGTCGAGGAAGTGCGCCAGTCCGCGCGCATCATGAAGCAGTGCCTCGCCGAGATGCCCGAAGGCCCGATCGCGAGCGACGACCGCAAGGTGGTCCCGCCCAAGCGCGCCGAAATGAAGCAGTCGATGGAAGCGCTGATCCACCACTTCAAGCTCTACACCGAAGGCTTCCATGTCCCCGCTGGCGAAGTCTACGTGGCGACCGAGAGTCCCAAAGGCGAGTTTGGGGTCTACCTCGTGTCGGACGGGTCGAACAAACCCTACCGCTGTAAGATCCGCCCGACCGCGTTCAGCCACCTGCAGGCGATGGACTTCATGTCCAAGGGCCACATGCTCCCCGACGCAACCGCCATCCTCGGCGCGATCGACGTGGTGTTCGGGGAGTGCGACCGGTGA
- a CDS encoding NADH-quinone oxidoreductase subunit C — protein MSVLHPAPRYASNEGVQAALSKALGQSVVAAHEEHGEIVLTVARDDVETVLRTLRDEHDYQQLMEIAGVDYPSRDERFEVVYMLLSLTKNHRIIVKCTASESTPVPTVTTLWPNAGWLEREVFDMYGVIFAGNTDLRRILTDYGFEGHPFRKDFPLTGYTELRYSEDEKRVVYEPVELPQDLRQFDFMSPWEGADYVLPGDEKAATPPVDEPKTTEKPSQTGAGAKTDAKAAEEVSAGPPAEKASRKKAAGAPAPTEDRPSRAPRKGKSADTKASTEPKKRAPRKPKGDA, from the coding sequence GTGAGCGTTCTGCACCCCGCACCGCGATATGCCTCGAACGAGGGCGTGCAGGCCGCGCTGTCGAAGGCGCTCGGCCAGTCGGTTGTTGCCGCGCACGAGGAGCACGGCGAGATCGTGCTGACCGTGGCGCGCGACGATGTCGAGACCGTCCTGCGCACCCTGCGCGACGAGCACGATTATCAGCAACTGATGGAGATCGCCGGGGTCGACTACCCGAGCCGCGACGAGCGGTTCGAGGTCGTCTACATGCTCCTCAGCCTGACGAAGAACCACCGCATCATCGTCAAGTGCACCGCCAGCGAGAGCACCCCCGTACCGACCGTGACCACGTTGTGGCCCAACGCCGGCTGGCTCGAGCGCGAGGTGTTCGACATGTACGGCGTGATCTTCGCCGGCAACACGGACTTGCGCCGCATCCTCACCGATTACGGCTTCGAGGGCCATCCCTTCCGCAAGGACTTCCCGCTCACCGGTTATACCGAGCTGCGCTACTCGGAAGACGAGAAGCGCGTCGTCTACGAGCCTGTCGAGTTGCCGCAGGACCTGCGCCAGTTCGACTTCATGAGCCCGTGGGAAGGCGCCGACTACGTTTTGCCGGGCGACGAGAAGGCGGCGACCCCGCCGGTCGACGAGCCCAAGACCACCGAGAAGCCCTCGCAGACCGGTGCGGGCGCCAAGACGGATGCCAAGGCGGCCGAGGAAGTTTCCGCCGGTCCCCCCGCCGAGAAGGCCAGCCGCAAGAAGGCCGCGGGCGCGCCCGCGCCGACCGAGGACCGCCCGTCACGCGCGCCGCGCAAGGGCAAGTCGGCCGACACCAAGGCCTCGACCGAGCCCAAGAAGCGTGCGCCCCGCAAGCCGAAAGGCGATGCATGA
- a CDS encoding NuoB/complex I 20 kDa subunit family protein produces the protein MEEGSAGMGVIQPAPGGAVVPPDADFHRSLTAEVEDKGFLVTSTEELFQWARTGSLWPMTFGLACCAVEMIHGYMPRYDFERFGIAPRASPRQSDVMIVAGTLCNKMAPALRKVYDQMSEPKYVISMGSCANGGGYYHYSYSVVRGCDRIVPVDIYVPGCPPTAEALLYGIMQLQRKIRRVGTVER, from the coding sequence ATGGAAGAAGGGAGCGCTGGAATGGGAGTGATCCAACCGGCACCGGGCGGCGCAGTCGTGCCGCCGGACGCCGATTTCCACCGCTCGCTGACCGCCGAGGTTGAGGACAAGGGTTTCCTCGTCACGTCGACGGAGGAGCTGTTCCAGTGGGCGCGCACCGGCTCGCTGTGGCCGATGACGTTCGGCCTCGCCTGCTGCGCGGTCGAGATGATCCACGGCTACATGCCGCGCTACGATTTCGAACGCTTCGGCATCGCCCCGCGCGCGTCGCCGCGCCAGTCGGACGTGATGATCGTGGCGGGCACGTTGTGCAACAAAATGGCCCCGGCGCTGCGCAAGGTCTACGACCAGATGTCGGAGCCGAAGTACGTCATCAGCATGGGCAGTTGCGCCAACGGCGGCGGCTACTACCACTACAGCTACAGCGTGGTGCGCGGGTGCGACCGGATCGTGCCCGTCGACATCTACGTGCCCGGCTGTCCGCCGACGGCCGAGGCGCTGCTCTACGGCATCATGCAATTGCAGCGGAAGATCCGCCGGGTGGGGACGGTCGAGCGGTGA